One genomic segment of Sanyastnella coralliicola includes these proteins:
- a CDS encoding RidA family protein, which produces MSNEKINTSDAPKPVGLYPHARRVGELLFLSGVGPREAGSGTHDSSVPGLKLDHNGNFEEFDFEAQVHSVFNNVKKILEASGSSWDKLVDVTVFLVDMKRDFKTFNRIYAEYFKENQPCRTTVEINSLPTPIAIELKCIATV; this is translated from the coding sequence ATGAGCAACGAAAAAATCAATACTTCAGACGCACCTAAGCCTGTAGGCCTTTACCCACATGCACGACGCGTTGGTGAATTGCTATTTCTATCAGGTGTAGGGCCACGTGAAGCTGGTTCAGGAACCCATGACAGCAGTGTGCCTGGATTGAAACTTGACCACAACGGAAATTTCGAGGAGTTTGATTTCGAAGCACAAGTGCATTCGGTGTTTAACAATGTCAAGAAGATTCTTGAAGCTTCGGGCTCGTCATGGGATAAACTTGTGGATGTGACCGTTTTCCTCGTCGACATGAAACGCGACTTCAAAACCTTCAACCGTATCTACGCCGAATATTTCAAGGAGAATCAACCATGCCGCACCACCGTTGAAATCAATAGTCTTCCTACGCCGATTGCCATTGAACTGAAGTGCATCGCGACGGTATAA